The proteins below come from a single Biomphalaria glabrata chromosome 10, xgBioGlab47.1, whole genome shotgun sequence genomic window:
- the LOC106076505 gene encoding alpha-(1,3)-fucosyltransferase fut-1-like isoform X1: MSVCLMEKLGIKTRHLKACFSIKFCLITLGILITLTFSLFYTITNENMEEITSSCKKSDYDVVRTKSPIHVENDRVQTMNEIRRLRGNFVLSKSLGTYLTPLTKALTAFNDSISEYILRSGLGLESYTTEEKEDIWTENGIQYRPFPYLEKADNPFYTSEFEAYVPFDRSLFFERDEDKASRDVQQKKIILWWQHKIAQAPIDGLQPLRACPDFPCVVTSDRNYTAMSSAMLINAQFVNGESPPKRRADQVLIHYQIEAPNDYWFYGDLFATDNGWNGIFNWTMSYRMDADITTYHGVVRRRRAVRRRDYREILAKKTGVVAWMVSNCETSSRRENYIAELQKYLQVDVYGKCGKHKCPRICDRQCLQDINEKYKFYIGFESSLCRDYITEKLYRYFNTDMIVIARGHDTYSRLLPSEIFINTANFKSPKELAEMILYLDSHDEDYIAMLKEKDKYVSVYEDYPLNNSFLEYRYEAVPMCEVCRRLWNLKNYAKVYHDMSAWFYKKEYQCLTPQDIEYWAKKLFKQMLFFLTLIIFLILLSVFTLYRILRIVPTYLIPGNVR, translated from the exons atgtctgtctgtctg ATGGAAAAGCTGGGTATCAAGACTCGTCACCTGAAAGCATGTTTTTCCATCAAATTTTGTTTGATTACACTAGGGATTCTCATTACGTTAACCTTCTCACTATTTTACACCATCACAAATGAGAACATGGAGGAAATTACGTCATCCTGTAAAAAAAGCGATTACGACGTTGTACGAACGAAATCTCCGATCCATGTCGAGAACGACCGAGTCCAAACAATGAATGAGATCAGAAGACTGAGGGGAAACTTTGTCTTGAGCAAATCCCTGGGCACCTACCTCACCCCGCTGACTAAAGCTTTGACTGCATTCAATGACTCAATCTCTGAGTACATTCTAAGGTCTGGTCTAGGTCTCGAGTCTTACACTACTGAGGAAAAGGAAGACATTTGGACGGAAAACGGAATTCAGTATCGACCATTTCCATATTTGGAAAAGGCAGACAACCCATTTTATACTTCAGAATTTGAAGCTTACGTCCCTTTTGATAGATCATTATTTTTCGAAAGAGATGAAGATAAGGCATCACGTGACGTTCAACAGAAGAAGATCATATTATGGTGGCAACACAAGATCGCACAGGCTCCAATAGATGGGCTCCAACCGCTGCGGGCATGTCCAGACTTCCCTTGTGTTGTAACATCGGATAGAAACTACACAGCAATGAGCAGCGCAATGCTAATCAACG CTCAGTTCGTCAATGGGGAAAGCCCTCCAAAAAGACGAGCAGATCAAGTACTTATACATTACCAGATTGAAGCTCCGAATGACTACTGGTTCTATGGGGATTTGTTTGCGACAGACAATGGCTGGAACGGTATCTTCAACTGGACCATGTCTTACCGAATGGACGCCGATATTACGACCTATCACGGGGTTGTCAGGAGACGCCGTGCGGTCAGGCGACGAGATTACCGCGAGATATTAGCCAAGAAGACGGGGGTGGTGGCCTGGATGGTGTCGAACTGTGAGACAAGCTCCAGGAGAGAAAATTACATCGCAGAGCTTCAGAAATATCTACAAGTGGATGTCTATGGTAAATGTGGGAAGCATAAATGCCCCAGAATATGTGATAGGCAATGCCTTCAGGACATCAACGAGAAATACAAGTTTTACATCGGGTTTGAGAGTAGCCTTTGTAGAGATTACATTACAGAAAAACTGTACAGATACTTCAACACCGACATGATCGTGATAGCTCGAGGTCACGACACCTACTCGCGACTTCTTCCGTCGGAGATATTTATCAACACGGCCAACTTTAAATCCCCTAAAGAGCTTGCTGAGATGATTCTCTACCTCGACTCCCACGATGAGGACTACATCGCGATgctgaaagagaaagataagtATGTGTCTGTGTACGAAGACTACCCGCTCAATAATTCTTTTCTAGAGTATCGCTACGAAGCTGTGCCCATGTGTGAGGTTTGTAGACGTCTTTGGAACTTGAAGAATTACGCAAAAGTTTACCATGATATGTCGGCCTGGTTTTACAAGAAAGAGTATCAATGCCTTACCCCGCAAGACATTGAATACTGGgcaaaaaaacttttcaaacaAATGCTATTTTTCCTAACCTTGATTATCTTTTTGATTTTATTAAGTGTGTTTACGTTGTATCGTATTCTGAGAATCGTCCCCACCTATTTAATACCTGGAAATGTAAGATGA
- the LOC106076505 gene encoding glycoprotein 3-alpha-L-fucosyltransferase A-like isoform X3, translating into MSVCLMEKLGIKTRHLKACFSIKFCLITLGILITLTFSLFYTITNENMEEITSSCKKSDYDVVRTKSPIHVENDRVQTMNEIRRLRGNFVLSKSLGTYLTPLTKALTAFNDSISEYILRSGLGLESYTTEEKEDIWTENGIQYRPFPYLEKADNPFYTSEFEAYVPFDRSLFFERDEDKASRDVQQKKIILWWQHKIAQAPIDGLQPLRACPDFPCVVTSDRNYTAMSSAMLINAQFVNGESPPKRRADQVLIHYQIEAPNDYWFYGDLFATDNGWNGIFNWTMSYRMDADITTYHGVVRRRRAVRRRDYREILAKKTGVVAWMVSNCETSSRRENYIAELQKYLQVDVYGKCGKHKCPRICDRQCLQDINEKYKFYIGFESSLCRDYITEKLYRYFNTDMIVIARGHDTYSRLLPSEIFINTANFKSPKELAEMILYLDSHDEDYIAMLKEKDK; encoded by the exons atgtctgtctgtctg ATGGAAAAGCTGGGTATCAAGACTCGTCACCTGAAAGCATGTTTTTCCATCAAATTTTGTTTGATTACACTAGGGATTCTCATTACGTTAACCTTCTCACTATTTTACACCATCACAAATGAGAACATGGAGGAAATTACGTCATCCTGTAAAAAAAGCGATTACGACGTTGTACGAACGAAATCTCCGATCCATGTCGAGAACGACCGAGTCCAAACAATGAATGAGATCAGAAGACTGAGGGGAAACTTTGTCTTGAGCAAATCCCTGGGCACCTACCTCACCCCGCTGACTAAAGCTTTGACTGCATTCAATGACTCAATCTCTGAGTACATTCTAAGGTCTGGTCTAGGTCTCGAGTCTTACACTACTGAGGAAAAGGAAGACATTTGGACGGAAAACGGAATTCAGTATCGACCATTTCCATATTTGGAAAAGGCAGACAACCCATTTTATACTTCAGAATTTGAAGCTTACGTCCCTTTTGATAGATCATTATTTTTCGAAAGAGATGAAGATAAGGCATCACGTGACGTTCAACAGAAGAAGATCATATTATGGTGGCAACACAAGATCGCACAGGCTCCAATAGATGGGCTCCAACCGCTGCGGGCATGTCCAGACTTCCCTTGTGTTGTAACATCGGATAGAAACTACACAGCAATGAGCAGCGCAATGCTAATCAACG CTCAGTTCGTCAATGGGGAAAGCCCTCCAAAAAGACGAGCAGATCAAGTACTTATACATTACCAGATTGAAGCTCCGAATGACTACTGGTTCTATGGGGATTTGTTTGCGACAGACAATGGCTGGAACGGTATCTTCAACTGGACCATGTCTTACCGAATGGACGCCGATATTACGACCTATCACGGGGTTGTCAGGAGACGCCGTGCGGTCAGGCGACGAGATTACCGCGAGATATTAGCCAAGAAGACGGGGGTGGTGGCCTGGATGGTGTCGAACTGTGAGACAAGCTCCAGGAGAGAAAATTACATCGCAGAGCTTCAGAAATATCTACAAGTGGATGTCTATGGTAAATGTGGGAAGCATAAATGCCCCAGAATATGTGATAGGCAATGCCTTCAGGACATCAACGAGAAATACAAGTTTTACATCGGGTTTGAGAGTAGCCTTTGTAGAGATTACATTACAGAAAAACTGTACAGATACTTCAACACCGACATGATCGTGATAGCTCGAGGTCACGACACCTACTCGCGACTTCTTCCGTCGGAGATATTTATCAACACGGCCAACTTTAAATCCCCTAAAGAGCTTGCTGAGATGATTCTCTACCTCGACTCCCACGATGAGGACTACATCGCGATgctgaaagagaaagataa ATGA
- the LOC106076505 gene encoding alpha-(1,3)-fucosyltransferase fut-1-like isoform X2, with protein MEKLGIKTRHLKACFSIKFCLITLGILITLTFSLFYTITNENMEEITSSCKKSDYDVVRTKSPIHVENDRVQTMNEIRRLRGNFVLSKSLGTYLTPLTKALTAFNDSISEYILRSGLGLESYTTEEKEDIWTENGIQYRPFPYLEKADNPFYTSEFEAYVPFDRSLFFERDEDKASRDVQQKKIILWWQHKIAQAPIDGLQPLRACPDFPCVVTSDRNYTAMSSAMLINAQFVNGESPPKRRADQVLIHYQIEAPNDYWFYGDLFATDNGWNGIFNWTMSYRMDADITTYHGVVRRRRAVRRRDYREILAKKTGVVAWMVSNCETSSRRENYIAELQKYLQVDVYGKCGKHKCPRICDRQCLQDINEKYKFYIGFESSLCRDYITEKLYRYFNTDMIVIARGHDTYSRLLPSEIFINTANFKSPKELAEMILYLDSHDEDYIAMLKEKDKYVSVYEDYPLNNSFLEYRYEAVPMCEVCRRLWNLKNYAKVYHDMSAWFYKKEYQCLTPQDIEYWAKKLFKQMLFFLTLIIFLILLSVFTLYRILRIVPTYLIPGNVR; from the exons ATGGAAAAGCTGGGTATCAAGACTCGTCACCTGAAAGCATGTTTTTCCATCAAATTTTGTTTGATTACACTAGGGATTCTCATTACGTTAACCTTCTCACTATTTTACACCATCACAAATGAGAACATGGAGGAAATTACGTCATCCTGTAAAAAAAGCGATTACGACGTTGTACGAACGAAATCTCCGATCCATGTCGAGAACGACCGAGTCCAAACAATGAATGAGATCAGAAGACTGAGGGGAAACTTTGTCTTGAGCAAATCCCTGGGCACCTACCTCACCCCGCTGACTAAAGCTTTGACTGCATTCAATGACTCAATCTCTGAGTACATTCTAAGGTCTGGTCTAGGTCTCGAGTCTTACACTACTGAGGAAAAGGAAGACATTTGGACGGAAAACGGAATTCAGTATCGACCATTTCCATATTTGGAAAAGGCAGACAACCCATTTTATACTTCAGAATTTGAAGCTTACGTCCCTTTTGATAGATCATTATTTTTCGAAAGAGATGAAGATAAGGCATCACGTGACGTTCAACAGAAGAAGATCATATTATGGTGGCAACACAAGATCGCACAGGCTCCAATAGATGGGCTCCAACCGCTGCGGGCATGTCCAGACTTCCCTTGTGTTGTAACATCGGATAGAAACTACACAGCAATGAGCAGCGCAATGCTAATCAACG CTCAGTTCGTCAATGGGGAAAGCCCTCCAAAAAGACGAGCAGATCAAGTACTTATACATTACCAGATTGAAGCTCCGAATGACTACTGGTTCTATGGGGATTTGTTTGCGACAGACAATGGCTGGAACGGTATCTTCAACTGGACCATGTCTTACCGAATGGACGCCGATATTACGACCTATCACGGGGTTGTCAGGAGACGCCGTGCGGTCAGGCGACGAGATTACCGCGAGATATTAGCCAAGAAGACGGGGGTGGTGGCCTGGATGGTGTCGAACTGTGAGACAAGCTCCAGGAGAGAAAATTACATCGCAGAGCTTCAGAAATATCTACAAGTGGATGTCTATGGTAAATGTGGGAAGCATAAATGCCCCAGAATATGTGATAGGCAATGCCTTCAGGACATCAACGAGAAATACAAGTTTTACATCGGGTTTGAGAGTAGCCTTTGTAGAGATTACATTACAGAAAAACTGTACAGATACTTCAACACCGACATGATCGTGATAGCTCGAGGTCACGACACCTACTCGCGACTTCTTCCGTCGGAGATATTTATCAACACGGCCAACTTTAAATCCCCTAAAGAGCTTGCTGAGATGATTCTCTACCTCGACTCCCACGATGAGGACTACATCGCGATgctgaaagagaaagataagtATGTGTCTGTGTACGAAGACTACCCGCTCAATAATTCTTTTCTAGAGTATCGCTACGAAGCTGTGCCCATGTGTGAGGTTTGTAGACGTCTTTGGAACTTGAAGAATTACGCAAAAGTTTACCATGATATGTCGGCCTGGTTTTACAAGAAAGAGTATCAATGCCTTACCCCGCAAGACATTGAATACTGGgcaaaaaaacttttcaaacaAATGCTATTTTTCCTAACCTTGATTATCTTTTTGATTTTATTAAGTGTGTTTACGTTGTATCGTATTCTGAGAATCGTCCCCACCTATTTAATACCTGGAAATGTAAGATGA